In the Ciconia boyciana chromosome 23, ASM3463844v1, whole genome shotgun sequence genome, one interval contains:
- the GPR37L1 gene encoding G-protein coupled receptor 37-like 1, giving the protein MPSPPPLVLLLLMLLAPGAAAMQGRAGQPGEGSTHHGQGADGGRTLPMISQVSPEVQVMKERLRRGTEEDSKSVQQYVPGVRVEFPRPLNAASLHPTKALLPSSTDPSEQQQGVPTDGEEAEPRANLTTASDKRLQIQNPLYPVTENSYSAYAVMFLSLIVFAVGIIGNLSVMCIVWHNYYMKSAWNSILASLAFWDFLILFFCLPVVIFNEITKKRLLGDVSCRIVPFMEVSSLGVTTFSLCALGIDRFHAATSPQASARPIEQCQSIIAKLAVIWVGSMTLSVPEILLWQLAQDTSPVSGVVTEYCTMKPSSNLPESVYSLVLTYQNARMWWYFGCYFCLPILFTVSCQLVTRRISGTEKKTECRGTKHSQCESHLNCTIIGLTIIYGLCTTPENVCNIVVAYMSPDMSKQTLDLLNLINQFFLFFKCSVTPILLLCLCRPLGQAFMDCCCCCCEGCSPDTASSEGSADSKLKTEMSSSIFFDKPRESPPPLLALGTPC; this is encoded by the exons ATGCCTTCTCCACCGCCACTtgtcctcctgctgctgatgctgctggCGCCGGGGGCTGCAGCGATgcaaggcagggctgggcagcctggggaaggcagcaccCACCATGGCCAGGGTGCAGACGGAGGTAGGACTCTGCCGATGATTTCCCAGGTCAGTCCAGAGGTCCAGGTGATGAAGGAGAGGCTGCGCCGGGGAACGGAAGAGGACTCCAAGTCAGTGCAGCAGTATGTGCCGGGGGTGCGGGTGGAGTTCCCGCGGCCCCTCAACGCCGCCAGCCTGCACCCAACCAAGGCCCTGCTGCCATCCAGCACGGACCCatctgagcagcagcaagggGTCCCCACGGACggagaggaggcagagcccCGAGCCAACCTCACCACCGCATCCGACAAACGGTTGCAAATCCAGAACCCCTTGTACCCAGTGACAGAGAACTCCTACAGCGCCTATGCCGTGATGTTCCTGTCCCTCATTGTCTTTGCAGTGGGCATCATTGGAAACCTCTCTGTGATGTGCATCGTGTGGCACAACTACTACATGAAGAGTGCGTGGAACTCCATCCTGGCCAGCCTGGCTTTCTGGGACttcctcatcctcttcttcTGCCTACCTGTGGTCATCTTCAACGAGATCACCAAGAAGAGGCTGCTGGGGGACGTGTCCTGTCGCATCGTGCCCTTCATGGAG GTGTCATCGCTCGGAGTCACCACCTTCAGCCTCTGCGCCCTGGGCATTGACAGGTTCCATGCGGCCACCAGCCCCCAGGCCAGTGCCCGGCCCATTGAGCAGTGCCAGTCTATCATCGCCAAGCTGGCTGTCATCTGGGTGGGCTCCATGACGCTGTCGGTGCCAGAGATCTTGCTCTGGCAGCTGGCACAGGACACATCACCCGTGTCTGGCGTGGTGACGGAGTATTGCACCATGAAGCCCTCGTCCAACCTGCCTGAGTCTGTCTACTCGCTGGTGCTCACCTACCAAAATGCTCGGATGTGGTGGTACTTCGGTTGCTACTTCTGCTTGCCCATCCTCTTCACTGTAAGCTGCCAGCTGGTGACCCGGAGGATCAGCGGCACTGAGAAGAAGACCGAGTGCCGAGGGACCAAGCACAGCCAGTGTGAGAGTCACTTGAACTGCACCATCATCGGGCTGACCATCATCTATGGGCTCTGCACCACCCCTGAGAACGTCTGCAACATCGTGGTGGCCTACATGTCCCCTGACATGTCCAAGCAGACCTTGGACCTGCTCAACCTCATCAACCAGTTCTTCCTATTCTTCAAGTGCTCAGTAACGCCCATCCTGCTCCTGTGCCTCTGCAGACCCCTGGGCCAGGCCTTCAtggactgctgctgctgctgctgcgagGGCTGCAGCCCCGACACTGCCTCTAGCGAGGGCAGCGCCGACAGCAAGCTCAAAACGGAGATGTCCTCCTCAATCTTCTTCGACAAGCCCCGGGAgtcccctccacccctcctggCCCTTGGCACACCTTGCTAA